In the Nitrospinota bacterium genome, CGAACCGTACCTGAAAGGCGGCAAGACCGGCCTTTTCGGCGGCGCGGGCGTGGGCAAGACCGTGCTCATCCAGGAGCTTATCCATAATATCGCCAAAGAACATGGCGGCTTCTCCGTGTTTGCCGGCGTTGGCGAGCGTACCCGCGAAGGGAACGACCTCTATCATGAAATGAAGGAATCCGGCGTTATCGACAAGGCCGCCCTGATTTACGGCCAGATGACCGAACCGCCCGGCGCCCGCGCCCGCGTGGCCCTCACCGGCCTCACCATCGCGGAATACTTCCGCGATGTGGAAGGCCAGGACGTGCTGTTGTTCATGGACAACATTTTCCGCTTTACGCAGGCTGGCTCCGAAGTGTCGGCGTTGCTGGGGCGCATGCCCTCGGCCGTCGGTTACCAGCCGACGCTTGCCACCGAAATGGGTACCCTGCAGGAGCGGATCACCTCCACCAAGAAAGGATCGATCACCTCGGTTCAGGCGGTCTACGTCCCCGCGGACGACTTGACCGACCCCGCGCCGGCCACCACATTCGCACACCTTGATGCCACCACCGTGTTGAACCGCAAACTGACGGAAATCGGCATTTACCCGGCCGTGGATCCGCTTGACTCCACTTCGCGCATACTTGATCCGCTGATCGTGGGCGTGGAACACTATACCGTCGCCCGTAAGGTGCAGTCGATACTGCAACGCTACAAGGAATTGCAGGACATCATCGCGATCCTCGGCATGGAAGAACTTTCCGAGGACGACAAGATGACCGTCGCCCGCGCCCGCAAGGTGCAGCGATTCCTGTCGCAGCCGTTCCATGTGGCCGAAGGCTTCACCGGATCGCCCGGCCGCTATGTGCCGCTCAAGGAAACCCTCGCCGGCTTCAAGGCGCTGGTGGAAGGCGAAGTCGACGACCTGCCCGAACAGGCGTTCTACATGGTGGGCAACCTTGACGAAGCCATCAAAAAGGCCGAGCAGCTCAAGAAGGGGAACTGATGGAAAAGCAGACCCTGCAACTCGACATCCTTACCCCTGAAAAGCGGGTGGTGTCGGCGGCGGTTAAGTTCGTCGCCGCCCCTGGCGCCGAAGGCGAGTTCGGTGTCCTGCCGGGGCATACTGATTTCTTCGCGCTTCTCAAGAGCGGCGAAGTGGTTTTTGAAGATGCCGGGGGGAGCCATCATGTGGCCGTCAGCTGGGGGTACGCCCATGTGCGGGCCGAAGCCGTATCCATCTTGGTGGAAAATGCCGAAAAGGCCGAGGAGATAGACCTTGATCGCGCCAAGAAAGATATGGAGCACTGGGAACAGGCGTTTGCCGGCGTAACTTCGGAAGACCCGAATTTTGAAACTTTCAGGGCTAAAATTGAACGCGCCAAGGCACGCATTGAGACCGCCCAGCGCGTGGCTCGGCGCTGAACCGGCGCCCTTTTTGTCCGGCACTATAGGCCGCGCGGCAGTCTGCGCGGCCTTTTTTTTGTTCACGGCCTTCGTTTCGGGAGCCGTGGCGGAGCAAGAACCGTCCGTGCCATTGCAACCCTCTGTTCCCGGGAATGCCTTCGCGCCGGTACGCACCGGCGTCATACGCAGCATTACAATTGACGCACAGAATGTTTTTAATCCCGAAAATCCTGAAGAAAGCGGCGTCATCGGAACGTGGGGCAACAATATTCACGTTGTCACCCGTGAGCAGATACTGCGCCGGGAACTGCTTTTCAAGGAAGGGGATCCGTACGATCGGGGCGTTATCGAGGAATCGGAACGTAACCTCCGCAAACGGTCATACCTGTCGGAAGTCCTCATCGAAAGCCACTTTAACGACGCGGATGACGGGGTGGACGTCGTAGTGCATACCCGCGATCAGTGGTCGATGATCGTGGGACTCACTTTCGGCGGCACCAACGAAAACAGCAGTGCCGGCCTTGATTTCGGCGACAAAAACCTCATGGGGCTGGGTCAGTCGCTCAACTACAGTTTCCGCACCGGCGGCAATGGTTACTCCCATAACTACGGTTACCGAAACGCCAATCTGTTCGGCTCGCGGTATGACCTCTGGCTGGAGCAGAAATTAAAGCCAAGTGAATATGTCTACAATGGTCATCTGGAGCGTCCCTTTTATTCGCTCTCCACGCCGGAAGCGCACGGGGTGGAATATTCCCGGACGGTGCATGCCGAGCCGGGATTGGACTGGACCTCATGGCGTTTAAGCGCTTATTACGGCGAAGCGGTCGCTTTGGACGACTCCATTCTCCGCGCCTATCTCCGTTTATCGTTTGGCGAGGAAATATCGCGCGCGGGGGGGGAGTCCAACAATGTATTGCGCGACAATAAGGTGCTGATTTCCGCCGATATCCTGACCCACCCCCATGATTTCGCGGAGGAACGGTATATCGATAAGTTTCGCCGGGTGGAGGACATTCCGTTGGGTCCCACCTATACGCTTTCAATAGGGCCGCGGCTCATGGCCTTCGGATCCACCAGCACCGAGCTTTCCACTTCGTTAGGTGTGGCCAAATGGCATCAGTTTTTCGAGCGCGACTATTTATATGCCACGATAGCGTTGGCGAAGAACGACGATAATTTCAACGACAACTACGCCGACCTCATGCTCCGTTATTATTTCCGCCGGTTAGAATACCAAACTTTTGTGGCCCGCTTTCAGGTCAGCTACTCCGAAAGCGTTACCAACCGCTTCAGCCTGGGGGGAACCAACGGCCTCCGGGGCTACAAGGTGGACGAGTTCACCGGGCGGAACCAGATACTTATCAATGTCGAGGACCGCATTTTCACCTATAAGACTTTTCTATCCGGCATTTTCGAACCCGGATTCGTGATCTTTGCCGATTTTGGCAACACCTGGTACAACAGCCCAGGAGACGAGTTGAAGCAATTGTATGGCGGTTTCGGAGCGGGGCTGCGCCTGGCGCTGGTGAAAGCGCCTGGTATCAGCTTGATCAGGGTGGATTACGGCGTTCCCATAGAACTGAATCGCCCGCCGGTGATTACCATCGGGATGGAAGGATTTTTCTAGATCCGCACCGCTTTCAGCGCGCGGGACCGCGTCCCCGCTTTTCATACCACGCCTTGGCAAAGCGGAGTTCGTCCTCCTTGGCCGGGAGCAGGCCTTTAATATTCTCCCGCACGATGATCCCCATGACTTTGCCCAGCAGCGGCCCCGGTTCGATCCCCGCCGCGATCAGGTCGCGCCCGCTTACTTTCGCCGTGATGTGGCGCAGCCGGGTCATATACTCCACCACGGCCCGTTTTTTATCGTGCTCTTTCACCCGCGCCATCACGCAGAGCAGTTCATCTTCGTCCAGCCCGTCGAACATCTCGTAGATATCCACGGGACTCCAGCCGCCGCCCCGCTCCAGCCGCGCCACCACTCCCGCCACGCGGCCGCGGGAAGCGATGAAACGTTCTATCGGGTTTTTCATCAGGCCCAGACGGCGGAGCAGTTCTTCCGTCTGCTCGTCGGCAAGCCCTTCGGCGAGGCAGTTCAGAAAGACGAACCAATAATGGATATTCCGTCCTTCGCCTCCCAGCCGGTGCCAGGAGATGGCGTCTTCCGCCTGCTTGCATAGAGCCGCCACCCTGTCGTTAAAATCAATGGCTGGATGGATATAGCGCCAGAGTCCGTATTCGGCCATGCGCGCCAACGGGCGGGCGGGCTGCTCCTCCCGGAATATGAGATTGAGCTCGCCGAAAATGCGGGCGCCGGAAAGCCGGGCGGGCATCCCGTCATGCACCGCCAGTTTCATAAGTTTTTCCGTTTGTCCCCCCAGATTCATTTTGAACCGCTGCTCAAAACGGATGGCGCGGAAAATGCGGGTGGGATCTTCCACGAAACTCAGGTTATGCAATACGCGGATGACCCCGTCCTTGAGATCCTGCTGTCCGCCGAAGAAGTCAATGAGGTGGTTGGCATTTTTCCCGTTGAGCTTGAGGGCGAGCGCGTTCATGGTGAAATCGCGCCGGTAGAGGTCGTTTTTGATCGAGCTCAGTTCCACGATCGGCAAGGCGGCCGGCTCGGTGTAATATTCGGTGCGGGCGGTTGCCACATCGATTTTGCGGTGGCCCCCCAGCACGATGATGGCGGTCTGGAACTTGTGGTGCGCCCGCACTTTTCCGCCGTGGCGTTCGGTGAAGCGGCGGGCGAAGTCGATGCCATCCCCTTCGATGACCACGTCGACATCGAGGTTCTTCCGCCGCATCAGCAGGTCGCGTACGAACCCTCCCACCGCATACGCGGTGAAGCCGCTTTCATCGGCGGCGGCGGCGATTTCCCCCAGCAGCGTGAGGATTTCCCCTGGCAGCCGTTCACGCATCATCCGTGTGAGGTCGCGCGCCACGGGGCGCGCGATATGGCGTTCAAGCCCGCCGGGGGTTCGGCTTTTAAGCATGTCGTTGTAAATGGCGTGCAACACGTCGGTGCGGCCGATTATGCCGATCAACAACCCCTGACGGTCCACCACCGGCACCACTTTCTGTTTTTGCCGGACGATGATCTCTTTAACCGTGTCGTAGGGGGTATCGGCCATCACTTGGGCCGTTTCGGCGCTCATGTAATCCGACACCTTCTCCCGGCCCATTCCGTGGTAGATCGCTTTTTCCACCGTTTGGCGGGTGATGATTCCCAGTACGCGCCCTTCGTGCAGCACCGGCAGCGCGTTGAAGTTATAGCGGGTCAGCATCCCCTCCACCATCGCCAGGGTTTCGTCTTTCCCCACGCTGATCACCGGCGAAGCCATAAGGTCGCCCGCGGTGGGGGCGGGGAGGATGGATTTCTCCAGGGTTTCCAGCAGCATCCGCCGCATATCCTCAATCAGCCGGTTTTTGATGACGGCGGATGCCGCCGTGGGGTGGCCGCCGCCGCCGAACGAGGCGGCGATGGCGCCGGCGTCAACGGCCGCGGTTCGGCTGCGCGCGATGAGGTGCAACCGTCCGTCCATTTCCACCACCACGAAAAGCGCCGTGAGGTTTTCCATATCCTTGAGCGACGCCACCACCACCGAAAGGTCGCTAACATATTCCTTTGACCGGGCGAACGCCAGCGCCACTTCCACGCCGTTGATGAAATGGAGTTCAAGCCGCTCCAGCAGTTCGTGCAGGATCTCCACCTGCTGCGTATTCAGGGTGCGCCGCATGAAGCTCCCCACCACGTTGAGATTCGCTCCCTGCGTCAGGAGCCATGCGGCGGCCTGATAGTCCGCGGGTTGGGTGTTGAGGAAGGTGAGCGAGCCGGTATCTTCGTAGATGCCGAGCATGAAAAGGGTCGCCTCTTCGGCGGAAACGGCTATATCCTTTTCGCGCAGCAACTCCACCATCATGGTGGCGCAGGCGCCCCGTTCGCGGATGTGGGCTTCGGCCCCGCCCAGCCCGGTGCCGGGAAGCGGGTGGTGATCGTAAAAAATATTCTTCACCCCCGGCTTGCCGATAAGGGAGGCGAACGGCCCGAGCCGCTCACTGCTGGTGGTATCCACCGCCACGAGGGTGGTTACGGCGTCGAGGTCAAAATTTTTCAGGCGGCTGAATTCCATCGGGAATCCCGTGTTGGCCAAAAAATCCCGCACATTTTTTTCCTGTGAGCCGGAAAAGATGACTTCGGCTTCGGGGTACAGCTTTTTCGCCGCCGCCATGGAGGCCAGGCAGTCGAAGTCGGCATTGATATGGGTGGTTATGGCAATCATGCGATTTGCTAAATCTACCACGGATCGCGGTTCTTACCCATAAGCGGGGGAAAATCTTGTTCCCCCGGATACGGGTTGTGCCGCCATCCCCGCTTTTTTGGAGACGTTTGAGGGGGCGAAAAAAAGAGCGGCTTCACCGCACGGGATGAAAAAAAATATTGACAATAAAGTTCCATCTCATTAGAATCACGTTTTCCTTTAAAAACGGCACGGGAACCCGCAAGTAAACGCATTGTAAATGTAAGGGATGATTAATGGAATCGAAAGCGGTTTTGAGATACGTACGGATGTCGGCCCAGAAGGCCCGTCTGGTGGCGGATCTCGTGCGCGGCAGGAAAGTGGGCGATGCGCTCAATATCCTCCGCTTTACAAAAAAGAAAATGGCGCGTGTGATCGAAAAAGTTATAGCCAGCGCAAAGGCCAACGCCGAGAATAACCACAACGTCGCCGACGGCAATGACATGAAAGTGGCCCGGATTTTTGTGGACGCGGGTCCGCAGATGAGACGGCAACTTTCCCGCGCGCGCGGCCGGGTAGATCAGCTTCGGAAGCCGATGTCACATGTGACGGTGGTTCTGGAAGATACGGTCGAAGGCCGCCGGAAAGCGGCGCCTGGCAAGGCCGCCGCCACGAAGGTTGCCGCGCCGGCGAAAGCCGCCGCCGTGGCCAAAAAGCCGAAAAAAGAAACCGCGGTCAAGAAAACCGCGGCCAAGAAGACCGCAGTTAAAAAGACGAAGAAAGATAAGGAGTCGTAACCTTGGGACAGAAGACTCATCCTACAGGATTCCGCCTCGGCGTCATCAAGCCGTGGCTCTCCAATTGGTATGCGGACAAGAGAAAATACCAGTCCCAGCTTCACGAGGACTTGGGTCTCCGCAAATTTATAAAGAAGGAGTTGTACCACGCGGGCATCTCCAAGGTTGAGATCGAGCGCCGCGCCAAGCAGATCCGCGTGAACATCCACGCGGCGCGTCCCGGCATCATTATCGGCAAGCGGGGCGCCGAAATCGACCAGATCAAGGCCCGCTTGGCGAAGCTGATCGGGGACAAGATTGAGCTTTCCCTTAACATAATGGAAGTGCGCCGTCCGGAACTGGATTCCGTGCTGATAGCCGAAAACATCGCCACCCAGCTGGAAAAGCGCATCGCGTTCCGCCGCGCCATGAAGAAGGCGGTCCAGAGCGCGTTGCGGTTTGGAGCCAAGGGTATCCGGGTTAACTGTTCGGGCCGCCTCGCCGGTTCCGAAATCGCCCGCATGGAATGGTACCGCGAAGGGCGCGTTCCGTTGCATACCCTCCGGGCTGATATTGACTATGGCACCGCGGAAGCGCTTACCACCTTCGGCATCATCGGTGTCAAGGTGTGGGTGTTCCACGGTGAAATCATCCGGCGCCGCGGCGCGGCGGCCGAACCGGCCGCGGTTGCGGCTCCGGCGGCGAAGAAATCGAAGTGAGGCCCTGAAATCATGTTAGCCCCCAAAAAAGTAAAGTACCGAAATAAGCACAAAGGCCGCATGGAAGGGATCGCCTGGCGCGGTTCGAAGATCAGCTTCGGCACATTCGCCTTGCAGGCGCTGGCTCCCGGCCTTATCACCGACCGCCAGATCGAAGCGAGCCGCATTGCCATCGCCCGCCACATCAAGCGCGGCGGCAAAATATGGATACGCATTTTCCCGGACAAGCCGGTGACTAAAAAGCCGCTGGAAGTCCGCATGGGTAAAGGTAAGGGCGGCATGGAAGGCTGGGTCGCCCGCGTGAAGCAGGGGCGCATCCTGTTTGAAATGGATGGCGTGACGCCTGAAGTGGCGAAGGAAGCCCTCATGCTGGCGCAGCAGAAGCTGGGGATACCGACCCGGATATTGGACAAGAACGAGCGGGGGGCGTTGGCATGAAAGCCGCGGAGATAAAGCAGATGACCGGCGCGGAGATGAAGGCGAAGCTGGACGAGTTGCAAAAGGATTTTCTGAACCTCCGGTTCGGGCTCGCCACGCAGCAGCTTGAAAGTCCGGCGAAGATAAAGCTGGCGCGCCGCGATATCGCCCGCATCAAAACCATTATGAATCAAGGGAAGAGGGCTTAAGTCATGGCCGGCACACTGAACAGGAAGCTGAGAGTCGGCGAAGTGGTGTCCAACAAGATGGACAAGACTGTCGTCGTGAAGGTGGAGCGCAAAATGCTCCATCCCGTATTCAAAAAATTCGTGAAACGCACCAAAAAATTCGTCGCGCACGACGAAGGCGACAAGTGCCAGATCGGCGATACGGTGGAAATCATGGAGACCAAGCCGCTTAGCAAAACCAAGAGGTGGAAAGTCGTTTCCGTCCTCTCTTCCGCCGGGAGCAAGGAATGATACAGCTTCGGACTATTCTTGAGGTCGCCGATAATTCCGGCGCCAAGACGGTTCAGTGCATCAAGGTGCTGGGTGGTTCCACCCGCCGCTATGCCACTGTGGGAGACCTGATCAAGGTGGCGGTCAAGAGCGCCGTGCCGCACTCAAACGTGAAAAAAGGCGAGGTGAAAACCGCCGTGGTCGTCCGCACCCGCAAGGAGCTTGGCCGCGAAAACGGAACCTATATCAAGTTCGACACCAACGCCGCCGTGCTGGTGAACCCCGAAGGCGAGCCGGTCGGCACCCGCATATTCGGACCGGTTGCCCGCGAGCTGCGCGCCAAGAAATACATGAAAATAGTTTCGCTTGCGCCGGAGATTTTATGAGCAGGGTAAATCTGGAAGCTGAAAAAGCGGTTAAACCGAAAGTTAAAAAAGACGATGTCGTTGAAGTGCGCGCCGGCAAGGACAAGGGCCGCCGCGGCAAGATTCTCCGTGTGATGCCGGGAGCCGGCCATGTACTGGTTGAAAAAGTGAACATGGTGAAAAAGCACCAGCGCCCCAACATGAAGAACCGCCAGGGCGGTATCGTCGAGCGCGAAAACAAGATCGCCATCTCGAACGTGATGGTGGTTTGCGCCAAGTGCGACAAGCCGGTGCGTGTGGCCAAAAAGAAACTTGAAGACGGAAAAAACGTCCGTGTCTGCCGCAAGTGCGGCGAGCTCCTGGACTGATAACCTTAAATACGGTGGTATATGGCTTCGCAGTTACAAGAAAAGTATAAAAAAGATATAGTTCCGCTGCTTATAAAAGAGCTGGGGTTAAAAAACCAGCATCAGGTGCCGAAACTCGACAAAATCGTCCTCAACATGGGCCTTGGCGAGGCGGTGACCGATGCCAAAATCCTTGAAGGCGGCATCTATACGCTGCAGCGGATTACCGGCCAGAAGCCGGTGGTGCGCAACGCGAAAAAGGCGATTTCGAACTTCAAGCTGAAGGAAAACGCGCCGGTCGGCGTGACGGTGACGTTGCGGCGCGACCGGATGTACGATTTCTTGCAACGCCTCATTCATGCGGTGCTTCCCCGCGTACGTGACTTCCGCGGCGTGTCGGGAAAGGCGTTCGATGGACGCGGCAACTACACATTGGGGTTGAAGGAACAGCTCATTTTCCCGGAAGTTGAATATGAGAAAATTTACAAGCCCAAGGGCATGAACGTGTGCATAGTAACCACGGCCAACACGGACGCCACCGCCAAAGCGCTGCTGAAAGCGCTGGGCATGCCGTTCCGGAACTAGAAGGAGCAGGAAATGGCAAAAACGTCGAGCATGGTAAAGGCCAGGCGCAAGCCGAAGTTCAGCGTGCAGCAACACAACCGTTGCCCGCTTTGCGGCCGTTCACGGGCTTATCTCAGGAAGTTCAATATGTGCAGAATCTGCTTTAGAAAATTAGCGCTTCAGGGGATGATCCCGGGCGTGACCAAGTCTAGCTGGTAAGGGGGAATAATGGTAACCGATCCGATTTCCGATATGCTGACGCGGATACGCAATGCGATCCTCGCCGGGCAGGACAAGGTGAACCTCCCCGCCTCCAAGATGCTGACCCGTATCGCGGAAATACTCCGCGACACCGGCTACATCAATGATTTCCGGCTCGTGAAGGACAGCAAGCAGGGCATGCTGAAGCTTTACCTGAAGACCTTCGGGCCGCGCCAGAGCGCCATCGTCGGCCTGCGCCGCGTGAGCAAGCCGGGTCGCCGCGTTTATGTCGGCACCACGGAGATCCCGCGTGTTCTCCGGGGGATGGGGATCGCCATCATCTCGACGAACCGCGGAATATTAACCGATGCGGACGCCCGCAAGCAGAAGTGCGGCGGCGAGCTGCTCTGCTACATCTGGTGATGCCATGTCAAGAGTAGGAAGAAAACCGATCGAGATTCCGAGTGGCGTTACCGTGTCGGTAAATGCCAATAAGGTGGACGTGAAGGGGCCGAAAGGCGCCCTCTCCCTGGTGGTGCGCGAGCCGATCACCGTGAAGGTGGCGGGAAGCGTGATACAGGTGGAGCGTCCGAACGACGAACGGATGAATCGCGCGTTGCACGGTCTTACCCGCGCGCTGATTGCGAGCCAGGTGGCGGGGGTTTCCCGCGGCTTTGAAAAGAAGCTGCTGATCACCGGCGTCGGCTATCGCGCGTCGCTGGAGGGGAAGAAGCTTTCCATGGCGCTGGGATTTTCCCATCCGGTGCATATTGAACCGCCGGCCGGCATCACCTTTGAGGTGAGCAAGACCCAGACCGAAATAATCGTGAAGGGGATCGACAAGGCGGTGGTGGGGCAGGTGGCCGCGAACATCCGCGATCTTAAACGGACGGAGCCGTACAAGGGCAAGGGCATTCGTTACGAGAACGAAGTGGTCCGCCGCAAAGCCGGCAAATCCGTCTCCGGTGGTAAATAAGGTTTGATATGAATACCCAAGAAAAAAGCAGGCTTAGAGAACGCAGAAAATTCCGGATCCGCAAAAACGTGTTGGGGACGGCTGAACGGCCGCGCCTGAGCGTCACCCGCAGCAACAAGCATTTCTCGCTGCAGGTCATTGATGACGCCATCGGCCAAACGCTGGTGTCGGCTTTCACCGTGGAAAAGGAACTGAAGGCCAAGTTCAAGAACAATAACGTGGAAGCGGCCAAGCAGTTAGCCGCCATCTTGGCCGAACGGGCCAA is a window encoding:
- the rpsQ gene encoding 30S ribosomal protein S17; this translates as MAGTLNRKLRVGEVVSNKMDKTVVVKVERKMLHPVFKKFVKRTKKFVAHDEGDKCQIGDTVEIMETKPLSKTKRWKVVSVLSSAGSKE
- the rpmC gene encoding 50S ribosomal protein L29, encoding MKAAEIKQMTGAEMKAKLDELQKDFLNLRFGLATQQLESPAKIKLARRDIARIKTIMNQGKRA
- a CDS encoding type Z 30S ribosomal protein S14; this encodes MAKTSSMVKARRKPKFSVQQHNRCPLCGRSRAYLRKFNMCRICFRKLALQGMIPGVTKSSW
- the rpsH gene encoding 30S ribosomal protein S8 codes for the protein MMVTDPISDMLTRIRNAILAGQDKVNLPASKMLTRIAEILRDTGYINDFRLVKDSKQGMLKLYLKTFGPRQSAIVGLRRVSKPGRRVYVGTTEIPRVLRGMGIAIISTNRGILTDADARKQKCGGELLCYIW
- the rplE gene encoding 50S ribosomal protein L5, which translates into the protein MASQLQEKYKKDIVPLLIKELGLKNQHQVPKLDKIVLNMGLGEAVTDAKILEGGIYTLQRITGQKPVVRNAKKAISNFKLKENAPVGVTVTLRRDRMYDFLQRLIHAVLPRVRDFRGVSGKAFDGRGNYTLGLKEQLIFPEVEYEKIYKPKGMNVCIVTTANTDATAKALLKALGMPFRN
- a CDS encoding BamA/TamA family outer membrane protein; the protein is MAEQEPSVPLQPSVPGNAFAPVRTGVIRSITIDAQNVFNPENPEESGVIGTWGNNIHVVTREQILRRELLFKEGDPYDRGVIEESERNLRKRSYLSEVLIESHFNDADDGVDVVVHTRDQWSMIVGLTFGGTNENSSAGLDFGDKNLMGLGQSLNYSFRTGGNGYSHNYGYRNANLFGSRYDLWLEQKLKPSEYVYNGHLERPFYSLSTPEAHGVEYSRTVHAEPGLDWTSWRLSAYYGEAVALDDSILRAYLRLSFGEEISRAGGESNNVLRDNKVLISADILTHPHDFAEERYIDKFRRVEDIPLGPTYTLSIGPRLMAFGSTSTELSTSLGVAKWHQFFERDYLYATIALAKNDDNFNDNYADLMLRYYFRRLEYQTFVARFQVSYSESVTNRFSLGGTNGLRGYKVDEFTGRNQILINVEDRIFTYKTFLSGIFEPGFVIFADFGNTWYNSPGDELKQLYGGFGAGLRLALVKAPGISLIRVDYGVPIELNRPPVITIGMEGFF
- the rplV gene encoding 50S ribosomal protein L22 is translated as MESKAVLRYVRMSAQKARLVADLVRGRKVGDALNILRFTKKKMARVIEKVIASAKANAENNHNVADGNDMKVARIFVDAGPQMRRQLSRARGRVDQLRKPMSHVTVVLEDTVEGRRKAAPGKAAATKVAAPAKAAAVAKKPKKETAVKKTAAKKTAVKKTKKDKES
- a CDS encoding F0F1 ATP synthase subunit epsilon; the encoded protein is MEKQTLQLDILTPEKRVVSAAVKFVAAPGAEGEFGVLPGHTDFFALLKSGEVVFEDAGGSHHVAVSWGYAHVRAEAVSILVENAEKAEEIDLDRAKKDMEHWEQAFAGVTSEDPNFETFRAKIERAKARIETAQRVARR
- the rpsC gene encoding 30S ribosomal protein S3 → MGQKTHPTGFRLGVIKPWLSNWYADKRKYQSQLHEDLGLRKFIKKELYHAGISKVEIERRAKQIRVNIHAARPGIIIGKRGAEIDQIKARLAKLIGDKIELSLNIMEVRRPELDSVLIAENIATQLEKRIAFRRAMKKAVQSALRFGAKGIRVNCSGRLAGSEIARMEWYREGRVPLHTLRADIDYGTAEALTTFGIIGVKVWVFHGEIIRRRGAAAEPAAVAAPAAKKSK
- a CDS encoding CBS domain-containing protein codes for the protein MIAITTHINADFDCLASMAAAKKLYPEAEVIFSGSQEKNVRDFLANTGFPMEFSRLKNFDLDAVTTLVAVDTTSSERLGPFASLIGKPGVKNIFYDHHPLPGTGLGGAEAHIRERGACATMMVELLREKDIAVSAEEATLFMLGIYEDTGSLTFLNTQPADYQAAAWLLTQGANLNVVGSFMRRTLNTQQVEILHELLERLELHFINGVEVALAFARSKEYVSDLSVVVASLKDMENLTALFVVVEMDGRLHLIARSRTAAVDAGAIAASFGGGGHPTAASAVIKNRLIEDMRRMLLETLEKSILPAPTAGDLMASPVISVGKDETLAMVEGMLTRYNFNALPVLHEGRVLGIITRQTVEKAIYHGMGREKVSDYMSAETAQVMADTPYDTVKEIIVRQKQKVVPVVDRQGLLIGIIGRTDVLHAIYNDMLKSRTPGGLERHIARPVARDLTRMMRERLPGEILTLLGEIAAAADESGFTAYAVGGFVRDLLMRRKNLDVDVVIEGDGIDFARRFTERHGGKVRAHHKFQTAIIVLGGHRKIDVATARTEYYTEPAALPIVELSSIKNDLYRRDFTMNALALKLNGKNANHLIDFFGGQQDLKDGVIRVLHNLSFVEDPTRIFRAIRFEQRFKMNLGGQTEKLMKLAVHDGMPARLSGARIFGELNLIFREEQPARPLARMAEYGLWRYIHPAIDFNDRVAALCKQAEDAISWHRLGGEGRNIHYWFVFLNCLAEGLADEQTEELLRRLGLMKNPIERFIASRGRVAGVVARLERGGGWSPVDIYEMFDGLDEDELLCVMARVKEHDKKRAVVEYMTRLRHITAKVSGRDLIAAGIEPGPLLGKVMGIIVRENIKGLLPAKEDELRFAKAWYEKRGRGPAR
- a CDS encoding 50S ribosomal protein L24, which produces MSRVNLEAEKAVKPKVKKDDVVEVRAGKDKGRRGKILRVMPGAGHVLVEKVNMVKKHQRPNMKNRQGGIVERENKIAISNVMVVCAKCDKPVRVAKKKLEDGKNVRVCRKCGELLD
- the rplN gene encoding 50S ribosomal protein L14, whose amino-acid sequence is MIQLRTILEVADNSGAKTVQCIKVLGGSTRRYATVGDLIKVAVKSAVPHSNVKKGEVKTAVVVRTRKELGRENGTYIKFDTNAAVLVNPEGEPVGTRIFGPVARELRAKKYMKIVSLAPEIL
- the rplR gene encoding 50S ribosomal protein L18, yielding MNTQEKSRLRERRKFRIRKNVLGTAERPRLSVTRSNKHFSLQVIDDAIGQTLVSAFTVEKELKAKFKNNNVEAAKQLAAILAERAKAKGITKMVFDRNGYRYHGRVKQIAESLREHGIQI
- the rplP gene encoding 50S ribosomal protein L16 codes for the protein MLAPKKVKYRNKHKGRMEGIAWRGSKISFGTFALQALAPGLITDRQIEASRIAIARHIKRGGKIWIRIFPDKPVTKKPLEVRMGKGKGGMEGWVARVKQGRILFEMDGVTPEVAKEALMLAQQKLGIPTRILDKNERGALA
- the rplF gene encoding 50S ribosomal protein L6 encodes the protein MSRVGRKPIEIPSGVTVSVNANKVDVKGPKGALSLVVREPITVKVAGSVIQVERPNDERMNRALHGLTRALIASQVAGVSRGFEKKLLITGVGYRASLEGKKLSMALGFSHPVHIEPPAGITFEVSKTQTEIIVKGIDKAVVGQVAANIRDLKRTEPYKGKGIRYENEVVRRKAGKSVSGGK
- the atpD gene encoding F0F1 ATP synthase subunit beta, producing the protein MSKGKVTQIVGPVLDLEFPAGQLPAILNALDIDLGGGNGRVVAEVASHLGENSVRAIAMHTTDGMVRGMVGTDTGRPISAPVGRGALGRILNVVGEPVDGLGPVKYDRLDPIHRSAPSFEDQDTSAEILETGIKVIDLLEPYLKGGKTGLFGGAGVGKTVLIQELIHNIAKEHGGFSVFAGVGERTREGNDLYHEMKESGVIDKAALIYGQMTEPPGARARVALTGLTIAEYFRDVEGQDVLLFMDNIFRFTQAGSEVSALLGRMPSAVGYQPTLATEMGTLQERITSTKKGSITSVQAVYVPADDLTDPAPATTFAHLDATTVLNRKLTEIGIYPAVDPLDSTSRILDPLIVGVEHYTVARKVQSILQRYKELQDIIAILGMEELSEDDKMTVARARKVQRFLSQPFHVAEGFTGSPGRYVPLKETLAGFKALVEGEVDDLPEQAFYMVGNLDEAIKKAEQLKKGN